Below is a window of Ochotona princeps isolate mOchPri1 chromosome 19, mOchPri1.hap1, whole genome shotgun sequence DNA.
tgtggcctgggaaagcagtcaaggacagcccaaagcctgggaaccctgcacccgcgtaggagacctagaggaaataattcatgactcctggctcctggcttaagatcggcgcagcaccagccgttgcggccacttggggtgtgattcattggatggaagatcttcctctctgtctctcctcctctcgtatatctgactttgtaatgtaagtaacataaatctttaaaaaaaaaaaaaaaggaaaagaaggcaaTCAGTTCATTCCACACATTGCATTTTGGCACCTGCCTCTCTGTGATGGCTAGATATCACACCATGTCAGTGTGAAGTGTTCTTTAACAATATATaattatttgggcccagcggcatggcctagcggctaaagtcctcgccttgaacaccccgggatcccatatgggcgccggttctattcccagcagctccacttcccatccagctccctgctgtggcctgggaaagcagtcgtggacggcccaatgccttgggaccctgcacccgcgtgggagacccggaagaggttcctggttcccagcttcggatcggcgcagcaccggcctgttgcggctcacttggggagtgaatcatcggacggaagatcttcctctctgtatatctgactttgtaataaaaataaatctttaacaatatatatatatataattatttttatttggatgtcagatttacagtgagaagatgagacagagagaaagatctcacacctgctggttcactccccaatgaagacaaaggccagagctgaactgatcttaagccaggagccaggaacttcttctgggtctcccatgtgggtgcagagtcctaaggctttgggccatcctcaactgctttcccaggccacaagcagggagctgactgcccagtggggcagtcaggatacgaactggcacctatatgagatccccagcgggcagggcaaggatttagccactaggctattgtgctgggcccagtgtgagggGTTCTAACTCATCCTTTATCACCAAATCCTAGCATGTGACCAGGTCAGTAGGTATAGCAGGCTGATCCTCTCCTacgctgctggcatcccatgtaggaaccagttcaagtcccagcttctccatttcccatccagctccctgcttccccttaCTTCATTACCTGCCATTGACATACCCCGTGTTTCCGGCCACAGTGCCTTAGCTCATGCTACCCCACAGCCTaagcctgccttcctgcctaAGCCTGCCTGATGAAATCTTCCAAGCCTCAGTTGTCAcatcctcttcatttttttttaaagattggttttatccatttgaaaggtagaattacagagacaaagggagatcagaaacatcttccattcgcCATTTCACTCCCTctgtggccccaacagccaaagccaagccaggggccagagcttcttttgggtctcccacaggtctcaggggcccaagcacttgaaccatcctcttctgctttcccaggccagaagcagggagctggatggaagtggaacagctgggacttgaacatgtACTTAAATGGATGCCGGCACTGCGGATAGCAGCTTAATACACTATGCCATAGCACTAGCCTTCCTCTCCCTGCACCCCCCATCTCCATTTTTTGATCTTCCACGACTCCCTGAATTTGTCAGAGGTCCTTTCCTCCAGGATCCCACAGTTTCTGGAGCATCAATTCTACCCCGGTCAACCATGTGCCTGTCATGTTAGAACcaatctagaaaaaaatgttggcctaggataacatatccagcaaagctttcttttgtctttgaaaatgaaataaaattcttccacagtaaagaaaagttcaaagaatttgcctctttcaaacctgccctaccaaTGAAACTTCAAgacgttctcttgacagagaagagaaatagcacccaacaaaaccaaaggcaaatgggaagaacatcccagtaaaatgacaacagaagactaaaccaatgagcaacccattcttaaaataccatccatacatattaaactctgaatgtaaatggcttaaactcaatcaaacgtcatagattagtagactggattaaaaaataaaacccatcagtttattgtctggaggagacacacttcaacaaagagcagcggaaactatatcacatgggttatgttgttttctgttgttttcatctcttcaaaacactttcttctgattaaatcattcaatgactcgtagatcatgcactggcatcattttcttcaagaattcttgattttcatttcttcagctacacattagtcatttaataacatgttatttaacttcttggtgttgttaatttcttttttctctctgatgttgattttgttttgtggctcttcatttaaggggatgtatagcagctgtgtaatggagactgtcatatctggtaacatgtcatttaactccatgacattgtaaatttctatttttctttctattgttgattttgtattatgacttttcatttaaggggatgtacagtagttatGAAATGGAGAtgaacatccagatgtgaggatgcactGTAGTATgcttttctgcttccagacaaagatggacttagaatgaaactgtttactatatcctgacaataggattctggactctctgccattgtccaggcccgcaatgatggacatatgactgtgtatgaagaactatactttagtaatgatatagaggagctaggtggggggagggaattggggaggggataagagaatatggaactgtattaaaatgataataataaaaaatacattaaaaaaaacacctcacCCTTGCAAATGTGCTTCGTTTGATGTATCTGTTTGAGAGGCAAATCCTGCTGAGGAGAGCTCCTTCTTGCTGTTTCCTGGCCTGGGCTGAGGCTGTAAGCCAGGAACTgcccccagctctcccatgtggggagcagggactCAATTACCAGAGGTGTCACCTACTGCCtacccagggtctgcattggcaggaagctggagtcagagcccATACCCAGGCATAGCAGCCTGCCCACTGGGCCAAGCGGTtgtccctacacacacacacacacacacacacacacacacacacacacagagtctcctctcctcctccacgCTGTCTCTCCAActacacttctttttctttactcCCTTATCTGTTTACTTGAAAGTGCCAGACAGGggtaaagagagatcttctgaccATTGGTTGGCTCCCAAGATGGCTACTATGAGTGCTTGAAGGGGTGTGTggcggggtgggagggagaggcgTTGCCTTAGGGTGAAGCCAAAGGCTTGGAACTGCATCCGTGTCTCCCACCTTGGTGACCTGGGCAGTCCTCCGCCGACTTCCCAGGcgcaccagcaggaggctggatgggaagtgcagctggcaCTCCACCCAGCCCTTCCTTTGCGCTTGCAGTACCCTCTGTAATCATCATCTGAGCAGCCTTTTTGAGGTCTCTGCTCTAACCCGGTTGCCTTGCCTATGTGGTCTCTGTTCACCCCCACCCCGCTTCTGGTCACTCGGTTCCCTCACCAACTAGCCGGTCCTACCGCCCCTCTCTGCAAATGCACTCCACAGGAACCGTGTCTTCCCTTTCCGCCCGTCCCAGCCACCTGCCAAAGCGTTCACTAGCCCGCGCTTTGCTGGAGAGAAAACCCGTCTCTAAGTCCCACGGCTCTGCAGAGATCTGCGCCCGCCACAACCTCCAAGCTTTCCTCCGGGCTGCGAGCGCGCCGCAGTGTTCCCGCTCCCCCACCCGCAACCGCCTCCGCGGCTCTGGCGTCCCCCTCCCCGGTCCACCGCGGCGCGTCGGGGCCCGCCCCTGGAGGTTCGTGGGCTCCACGAAGtcaccctccccgccccctgtCAGTCAGGCCGAGGGGGCGGTGCGGCTGCCAGCGGGGCGGTGCTGAGCTCAGAGCTGCCGCAGCGCACGAGCCGGAGCCGGAGCCAAGTCGAGCGCAGCGCGCGAGCGAGCAGGGTGCCGGCGGCAAGCGGCGGCTGACGACGCACCCGAGGCCCGGGCACTGCTGCGCCCCACTTCAGGGCTTGCGACCTGAGTGCCTGGCCCCACCTGATCGCCCAACGACTTCGAGCCCACCCAGCCCGGCCTTGCCGAGCTCCCCAGCATCCACCCACCGCAGCCGCAGCAGCTCCGTCGCCAGCCCCGGCCCCGCATCCAGGTGAGAGGCAGCCGAGCGCACGCTGGGCGCGGGGTGCGGAGAATGCCGTGGTTGAGGCCCAGGGGACTGCAACGGGATGAGGAAGAAGATAGGAAGGAGTTGGAGAGGGGACAGGGGCCTGCGAGCCAGGGTGCACCCGCATTTCACAATGTTTGAcaaccccaaccccagcccaggGTCTGCACCTGCTGGTACGGCCGTGTGGTTATGCATTCGTGCCGTGTGTGTAGGGCGTCCGTGCGTGTGTGGACgcctgtgtgtcctgtgtgtgcacGTGAGCGTGTccgtggtgtgtttgtgtgtgatggcCGGGGAACTGCCGCGTGCGTGTGCAGTCTTCGCACCGAACCCTGCGCTCTGGGCTGAAGATTGCAGGGCCCCGGATAACCGAGCCGGTGGCCCCTCCCGCGTCCCCGGGTTTCAAGGACACCCGGACTCGTCGCAGCCCTGAGGCCTCACATTGGGGAGGGGGTTGCCAGAGGAGACTCCCGGTCCCCAGAGGGAGGAAGAGCTGGCACCCGCGTCCCTCGGGCGGAGCCAGGTGGAGCACACCGCGACCACAGTGTTTGCCCTCCCCAGGCTCCAGGATGGACGTGTTCATGAAGGGCCTGTCCATGGCCAAGGAGGGCGTCGTGGCTGCCGCTGAGAAGACCAAACAGGGGGTCACCGAGGCCGCAGAGAAGACCAAGGAGGGCGTCCTCTACGTCGGTGGGCAAGGGGCAGGGCTAGGGCCAACTCCCTGAGTGCGCGGTGGGTAGTGGGGAGGGGGGTCCTCAGTGCCGATGGGGGCCGTGTGGGCAGCAGAATATGAGTCAGCAGTTGGGGCTAGGTCAGCCCGGGTCACCCGGGACGGAGTAGGCCATGGAGTCCCCTGTCCActggggagcaggagggaggTGCTGAGGGTGGGGTTGGTGGGTCCTGGAAGGGGTTCAAGCAGTGGCCTCCTTTCCTCCTGCTCCAAGTTCACAGCCACCTAGCCTGGAGCCCTTTCTCCGGCTCAAGCAGTGGGCTCGCTATAGCATCATTACCTCATTTAATGCAACCAGCCCATTCAACAGCTAGAGAAACTGGGGTTCCCATGGTGGAGGGGTccccttgcccaaggtcacacagccagtggAACCTCAAGTTCAAGATTTCCACCTGGTTTTACATACTCGCTCTTCCCTAGTGGCCCACCCTGCAATTTCTGGGGCTCCCCCCTTGTCTTGCTCCCCAGCACCCCTCTTCCAGGAGTGAGCCTCATCCAGGTGCCCCCCACACACTTCCCAGTGCCTGTGGCTCTGTTCCAGCCTGTTCTCCCTACATCCACCCTCCTTGCAGCTGCCAGCTGGCGCCAGATTCAGGAAGTCCCGTGGTTAACACTCTTCCACCGTAAGCGTGGACAGAGCCGGAACCTGCAGGGTCATTTCCATGAAGGGTGGAAGGCTGGAGACCCATTTAGTGACTCAGGGCTTGCCTGTGTGCAGCAAGCATAATTATTCCacctccgccccccccccccaccccgctgccCGTGCAAGCTCAAGAGGGCTAGACACCTTGCCCAAGGTCACGGCCGATTTGGGTTGTGGTGAATTAAAAGCCATTTGGTGACTGCTTACCATGTGCTGGGCATTGTGTGAATGCAAGGGCTGGATCAGTGACCAGGAGACAGTAGTACCCGCCCTCGGGGTGGGGGTGCGGTTAATGGGAATCCCCAGGAAGTGGCCTGCAGGGATGCCCACCACCTTCCAGCAAGGGGgctgtggagggagagagagaaaaggcaggTGCCAAGCCCCTCCGCCCGGGTGGGCTGGATAGCCCACCAATGGCAGGAGGCAGTGGAATGAGGCTGATGGGCAACAGCCAATTCATAAGGGGGGGCCTTCTAGGTCTTGGCCAAGAGAGAGGGTCAGCAAGGGACTGCTGTGATCTGATTTCAAGTTTCGGTCCCTGGCAGGGTGGGGGCGGGTATGGCCGCTGGGTAAGGGTGGCTGGGGCAAGGACGGTGGCTGTGGACAGCACAAGGCCAGAGCCCACGCCTGCACAGCTCTGGCTTCCTTCTGCCTCCAGGCCCTTCACTCCAGTCACTCTGACACTCTGTTAAAAGACTCGGTGccttccctgcttctcctcctgtCCTGCCTCAGTCTGAGCTTCCAGCTTCTTTTCTCACACACCCGTGGCTCCTGGCATGTGGACCCAACCACACACGTGTCTGTGCGCATCTGCGTGGCTCCCTGAGCCTCGCACACCACCCTCTCTGGTCTCCTGTCTGAATGGTCACCTGTTCCCCATTTCTCAAAGGAGAGATGTCCCCTGCCTCGCTCACAGGCCCCAGAAGGCTGCGGGATGGGGGCTCTGCTCTCAGTGCCTTAAGATCCAGGGAATGAATCTTCTCTTTTCCTGCCCCCTTCAGACCCTGAGCCATGGGCATACAGGAAATGCCAACACCTTTTTTGTGGAGGGAAGAATGGGAGAGGGTTGCAATTGCCTCTTCctgcctctgggctctggctggcTGGCATTGGCCTCAGTCTGTGCAGACCAGATCTGTCAGCCGTGGTCAGGAGAACAGACATCCCCACACCCTTGCAAGAGGGGAGAGGGTCATGTCTCCCCCACATCAGCCCTCAATGCCTTTCTCATGTTTGATGTGAACAAGCAGTTAGCCAAGGCTAGGGCTGCTAGGCGCTCGTGTACCCACCAGCCTTGGACCTGGTCTGCTCCTAAGACATCTCGCTTTTGCCAGAAGGAGGGGCTTGTTCCCTTGGACAAAGACTTTGGAGGAGGCAGCACACGGACGAGCTATGGAGTAAGGCTCAGTTCCATCCCTTGCTCCCACCCCCCACAGAGTGGGCACACACACTTAGGTGTCCCTGCAGCCACTTACTAGCTGGGACCCTCCCTCCACTCCATCCCACCACGTGACAAAGGCACCATGCAGCACTCAGATCCCAGAGCGAGGGACTGGACTGGCAGCCACTGGGTCAGCCAAGTGTTTTAACGGTGTGGGAGGTCAAGTGCGGGACAAGTGGAAAGAGGCCTGCAGGGGTTCAGACTGCTGAGCAGAAAGAGGGTCGGTCAGCAGGGTGGGGACAGGTGGtacctgcctgctgcctgctgcccacaATGGATCCAGCCTCTGGGCCCAGTGTTCTTAAATGGGCTCCTTTTCCCCCCTGCAGGAAGCAAGACCCGAGAAGGAGTGGTTCAAGGTGTGGCTTCAGGTACCAACtctgccttggcccagccccctTGCCTCACCCTGGGCCTGTGAGGGCAGGAGCAGGAtggagtgtggggtggggggaggtccTGCTCCCTGGAGGGAGGCCAGGCCCTGGGATGGCATGGGGCAAGGCGTGGGGCGTCTATGCCTTTCCTCTACCCCGGTGCCTCCCTGCTCCAGTGGCGGAGAAGACCAAAGAGCAGGCATCCCATCTGGGAGGAGCCGTGttctctggggctgggaacatcGCTGCTGCCACAGGCCTGGTGAAAAAGGAGGAATTTCCCACCGATCTGAAGGTGAGTAAGCCTCCAGGACACGCACGCACACATGCAAACCCATGcatccatgcacacacacgtgcacacacaccagGCTCCCAAGCAAACCTGCCCCGGCTGCCCTGCTCTCCCCACTCCTGCCAGGCACAGATGGCGCCACAGGCAGGTGTGTACAGATGTGGTCTCTCAGTAACGGGGACCCCAATCTGGCTGCCTCTGGGCATCCTGTTTGCTAGTGGGCTTGTCCCACGTCTGGCCATGTCTGCGTGTCACCTTGGGTCCACTCAGTTCTTCTCAACAACTACCCACACCAGAGAAGAATGGTGAGTGCAGGGAGCGGGTCTCTTGCGGCTGTGGCTGACATGACAGTCGGTGGAAGCAGACAGTAGGAGCAGCAAGCTGGTAAACCAGATGGCTACAGACAGGGACGAGTGCCACGAGGAAGGTGACAGTCGAGGGGCGAGAAGGCTGCTTTAGCTGGAAGGGCTTCTCAGGGACAGTGGCATTTGAGTTGACACTGAGGGATGAGAGAGAAGCAGCCGGCAAGCTCAAAGGTCCTGAGGCAGGTAGTGCCAGGCAAGTGATGGCCATCCGCGTGTGCACAGAGACACAGTCCTCTGCTGGGATGCATTGCAGGCTGCTGTGAGCCCTGGAGTCCCACGTGGCTGGGTGTGAATCCCAACTGCACCGCTCGCTGGCTGAGcatctgggggggggggttcGCAGTGTCTCTGAGCCTCATGGCTTCACCTGTGCGATGGATAAGGAGCACAAGAGGGTTCTTAGGCAGACTGGAGCTAGAGTACATGCAAGTCCTCAGATTCCCCAGGAGGCCGGGGTGAAGCTTAAAGCCACCTCTCCTGCAACTTCTGGGTGCAAGGGGAGGGGTGGAGGCCCGAGAATCTGCGTTCCTAGCAAGGCCCTAGGTGACGCTAAGCCCGCAGTTCCTGGGAGCACCCTTGGAGAGCCACTGATAGAACACAGTAAGGGTACAGGGTGCCCGTGCCAGTGCGGTGTGGCCGTGCCAGTGCGGTGTGGCTGTGTGAGTGTGATGTGGCTGTGTGAATGAGGTGTGGCCATGTGAGTGCGGTACGGCCGTGTGTGATGTGGCCGCATGAGTGTGATGTGGTCATGTGAGTGTGGTGTGGCTGCATGAGTGTGGTATAGCTGTGTGAATGCAGTGTGGCCGTGTGAATGCGGTGTGGCTGCATGAGTGCGGTGTGGCCGTGTGAATGCGGTGTGGCTGCGTGAGTGCAGTGTGACTGCGTGAGTGTGGTATGGCTGTGTGAGAGTGGTACGAGCTGTTTGTATTTGCAagcacacaggtgtgtgtgcaagtgtgtctGACCCACACACATGGGTCCAGATGTTCCTCTGTGGGCCTGCCCAGGAGCATGGTGGGCTTGATTGGGCCTAGGTGTGCATTCAGAGCCTGTATGTCCATGAGGCTGAGGGAGACCCTACACTGCCCCCACTCCAGACCTTTGGTGCAGTTGACATCTTCCCCTGTCAGACACCTGGGCCTTGGCTGCAAGCTTCACCACCCATTTCATAGATGAAGGGAGTGAGGCTCACCCAGATAAAATGATTAGCACCAGATCCCcggccctgcctgcctcctgtgtCCGGTGGCTGGAAGCATCAGCTCAGGCCTGGGGCCCCCCGTGTCACCTGGTGCTGGCACAGGATGAGCAGCAGGTGTGGGCCTTGCACGTCCATCTCCAGGCCACTGGAGGTGGGCCTTGGGGCAGCAGCACGACCCCCCGATCACCTGCTGGACCTCAGGGCCGCCATCTCAAGAGAGTCCACACAGTAAGCGGGGCACCCAGGGGAGCCCAGGTTCTTCATCTCAGCGTGCCCACCCTTGCTTCCCAGACAGCAAATCATGGTCTCTCCACCGCAGACCCCAGAGCAGACAGCACCTGCCCTCCCCATCCGAGCCGCTGCGACCCGACGTGGAAACAGCGCTGATGCAAGCAGCTGGCAAGCGGCCAGACTGCAGTGGCCCCAGGGGACTTCTTAGTGAAGGCCGTCTGGCAGGCAGAAATCCCAACGCTCCCTGCCTGTTCACCCAGGCAGCCCCACAAGACTAGCGTCAGCCCAACACATAGCACCCCTCCTCCATCTCACGGTTCCCCACCCACCAGTTCCCTCTGCTCTAGCCAGGATTGGGGTGACACAACAAAAGTGTCTTAGCGCTCGTTCTGGGAAGGAGGGCTCATTTGCATGGTCCCTAACACCTCAGCCTGGGCATCTCACTTCACCTcacctcagccccagccctccctaccctctcccccaccccatccccccacTCTCCCCCAACCTTCCTGTCCCAGAACTGCTGCCTGGTGTTCAGCACCACAAATGAGCTGAGTTTTTAACCTGACATGAATGGTTTCCGTGGATGGCTTTGTCATACTGCCTTACCTTGGCCAGGGTCTAACCTCCTCACGCTCCCAAAAGCCCACTGCTGTTCCTGTTGTATAGGGTTCCACTGTGTGCTCAGACCCTGCTGTACACGCCCATCCTACTGCTGTTGGACCGTGGGGTTGTTGCCAGTCAGTGTGCTCAAGccgggatatttttttttttttagatgttgggtttatttatttatttatgtgaaaggcagagttacagaaaaagagagaaagagagagatctttcatccactggttcactccccaaatggccagggcgggtcagaagtttcctccaggtctcccatgtgggtgcaggtgcccgagcacttgggcattcttctgcttcattcccagggacattagtgggaactggagcaactgggactcaacccAGCACCCCTGTATGATGCCAGTGCTTCGggctgcagcttaacctactaagccaccataccagccccttAAGTTGAGAATTTAAAAGAAAGGTCGGGGGGAGGGAGAaacatgttccatctgctaatttcactccccaaatggcagtaaaGTTTGGAGCTGGGTGAgctcaatgccaggagccaggagctggatcagaagtggagcagctgggactccaacggTCGCTCTGGTGCGGGATAATGATAAGGAGTGCCAACCTCACCAGGCAGTGGCTTCAAGTGGCCAGGCACTAAAGGAGCTAAAGTTCTCTGCACAGGGCCAGGACAACTTGTCAGTGCCAgttcccagggtccccaggcgTGTCTGGCCACAGGCAGCCCTTCTGTAGCTGTGGCCATCCTCCAGGGTGCTGTGTCTGCACAGCCAGCCATCTCAGTCCTGTGTTTGTGCACATACATGTGTTCACCTGCAGGTGGCTAGCTGTggtacacacaccacacacactggTCTGTGCCCGTCTGGGCAGCAgatgctggggagggggaggggggaatctTAGCTCACACATCCAAGCAACACCATGAGCTGTGGCTTCCAGCTTAGCTTAAAATAGCAACAGCGGAGAAACCAGGCCACCCAGGCCCTGGGGGAGGGATGGGTAGAAGTGGCTGAGGAATGGCTCAGAGCTCCTACCCAgccctccccctgcagctccaTCTCCCAGCAGCTCCCAAAGGAGCATCCAGGGTTCTCCCTGGGGTCCTGATGCTGAGCCTGGAGCCTGACTTGAAGGCGTTAGGGGAAAATGGATGGTGAGCTCGCTTTTCCCAAATCTAGTCCCAACGTTGGAAGTGCAGGACAGGGCCAGATGCTGGGGGGAAGAGGGATGTAGAGAGAGCCCAGCTCCCCCTCCACTCCCAGCCTGGAGCCCTGCTTTGGAGGATTTCGCCCT
It encodes the following:
- the SNCB gene encoding beta-synuclein isoform X1 gives rise to the protein MDVFMKGLSMAKEGVVAAAEKTKQGVTEAAEKTKEGVLYVGSKTREGVVQGVASVAEKTKEQASHLGGAVFSGAGNIAAATGLVKKEEFPTDLKPEEVAQEAAEEPLMEPEGESYEEPPQEEYQEYEPEA
- the SNCB gene encoding beta-synuclein isoform X2; the encoded protein is MDVFMKGLSMAKEGVVAAAEKTKQGVTEAAEKTKEGVLYVGSKTREGVVQVAEKTKEQASHLGGAVFSGAGNIAAATGLVKKEEFPTDLKPEEVAQEAAEEPLMEPEGESYEEPPQEEYQEYEPEA